From the Nodularia sphaerocarpa UHCC 0038 genome, the window GAAGCTTCAGGTAGCGGTATTCCTCAAGTTAAAGCCACCCTTGCTAATGTGCCAATTACGTTATCCTGGCGAGTCGCAATTGTCAAGTTAATCAGTGCCATTATCACCCTCGGTGCAGGGATGGCTTTGGGGCGACAAGGCCCCACCGTTCATGTTGGGGCGGGTTTAGCAGCAGGAATGAGTCGCTGGGTTCCCACTTCCCCAGATCATCGACGACAGATGATTGCGGCTGGTGCTGGCGCTGGTTTGGCGGCTGCTTTCAATGCCCCCATAGCCGGTGTATTGTTTATTGTAGAGGAGTTACTTCAGGATTTATCAGGGCTGACTTTAGGAACCGCCATTATCGCTTCCTTTATTGGTGGTGTAGTCTCCCGACTGTTGGGTGGTGGAAGTTTGCAACTAAATCTGGAATTGATGCAATACTCTAGTAAATTCAGCTTACCAGAAATTCCCTTTTTTCTGTTGTTGGGGATTTTAGCAGGGTTTCTGGGTGCATTATTTAATCGTGGTTTAATCGCCAGTATCAAAATTTATCAAACTTTGCATCTTAGCTTACCGCTAAAAATGGCTTTAGCTGGATGCGTTTCGGGTTTAGTTGTGGCGATGCTTCCTGAATCTTTCCGTGATTATGCGGGTTTACGGGAGTTCATGATTATCAGTGAAGCTAATGTATCTTTCGCGGCGATCGCCTTTTTATCTCAATTTATTCTCACCCTGATCGCCTTTGGTTCCGGTGCGCCTGGGGGGTTATTTGCGCCGAGTCTGATTTTGGGTTCTTGTTTAGGACACCTGATTGGTGTATCTTCCTCTTATATTTTAGCAGTGGATTCTCCCACAACTTACGCTTTAGCAGGGATGGGAGGTTTTTTTAGTGCCGTTTCTAAAGTACCAATCACAGCCATTGTGATTGTATTTGAAATGACTACAGATTTCAATTTGGTACTACCTTTGATGATTGTATCTGTAGCCGCTTACTTGGTTTCCGACAAAGTAATGCCGGGATCGCTATATGACAAACTATTACAGCTAAAAGGCATCACAATTACTAAAGCAGTTTCCCCCGAAGGAATATTAACAAAGTTAACAGCCAACGATGTCATGCAGCACCGAGTAGAAACTCTGGACGCAGATATGACATTAGAAGAAGCAATGCAAGTATTTTCTCTTTCCCATCATCGTGGCTTTCCGGTGGTAGAGAACGGCAAACTCATCGGGATTATCACACAATCGGATTTTGTCACCAAACGGGATAGTGATTCATACATCCTGGAAAATAGGCAGTCACCAAAGGATGTCTCATTAAGGGAGATTATGATCCACTCCCCCATAACTGTCAAACCCAAGCATCACCTCAGTAATGTTTTGTATTTGCTAGATCGCTATCAAATTAGCCGTTTACCAGTAGTAGAAGGGCGGAAATTAGTGGGGATTATTACCCGTGCAGACATCATCCGCGCCCAAGCCGAACATTTGAATTATGGCAACGTTACCCCAAAATCACAGCCGGAACCTTCCTATGTCGTTTATCAAACGCGATCGCCTAATATTGGCAGAGGTCGATTATTAGTACCAGTAGCGAATCCCGAAACCGCCGCCATTCTCTTACAAATGGCCGCTGCTATTGCGCGCGATCGCCATTATGAAATCGAGTGTGTGCAAATAATATTAGTATCACGTCAGAGTTCGCCATCAGAAACAGCAGTCAGAACCGCCAAAAGTCGCCGCTTACTACGACAAGCCGAAGTTTTGGCTAAAAAGTGGAAAATTCCCTTACACACCCAAATTAGAGTCGCCCACGACCCAGCCGAGGCAATATTAGAAACTATCAACGAACGACACATAAACCTGATTTTAATGGGCTGGAAAGGTGAAACCTCTACCCCTGGTCGGATTTTTGGCAATGTTGTAGACACCATCATTCGCCAAGCTACCTGCGACGTAATGCTAGTCAAACTGGGTAATACTCCCCATTCCCCATTCCCCACTCCCCAATTCAACCGTTGGCTAGTAACAATGGCTGGCGGTCCTAATGTCAGAGTAGCGATTAAATTATTACCTGCTTTAGCGACATTGGGGAATAATCCATACATTCGGCTGACGCAGGTGTTTAAACCATCTCAATTAAAACCAGACATGACAGTTTTAGAACAAGCTATCCGCATTCTCATGCGTCGCCGCAAATTATCCAGCAATGTAGTTGCTATCCCAGTCCAAGCTGATTCAGTTGCAGAAGGAATAATTAACTTAGTGAAAACCGAAGGTTATGATGTAGTAGTTTTAGGGGCTTCTCGTGAAGGATTATTACAGCAAGCAGTTCAAGGTAATATTCCTGAAGCGATCGCCTCTGGCGTTGACTGTACAGTAATTTTAGTCAGAGGCGCGATTAGTAGTTGAAAAGTTTTGGGCGAATATAATTCGCTACTACTTGAGCAGTCCCACAACTAAGTGTACGCATCTCGTTACTTGTGTCCAAATTCCTAAAATGTATGCGCTCTGTGCTTCTTAACCTTCCCGTTACCATGCCAATGGTACTTAATTAGCCAATTGAAGCTTTACTATCAAGTGGTTGCAGCGACTTTTGATAAGGTTTGTATTCAATTAATCGAATATCAAAAGGATGTTTAACTTGATAAACAATGCCACGCCACTGAATATTTCGCTTGACTATAATTGATGCTGTTGCCAGCGTAGAAATTAATTGTGCCAACGGAACCGCCAGCAAAAGTTTCACTAGAAATTGAAACGAAAAACCCTTCATAGGTTTGTTGTACTCCCAAAGCAGCTGCTGAACTCCTTGTTCCAAGAGTGTAATCAGCAAAGCCATTACCAGGATATAGCCGAAGAATCCGCCTCCAAACACAGATGCTGCGACAAAATCACCTCTAATTAGGGAAATTAGCATTAGTCCTATTGCGATCGCCAGAGCTAATGAGGGTACGAATACCTGGACGAAGAACAGCATCCACTTAGGGTGATACAGCTTTGGCATAAATAATTGCCGTTGAATGAAACGCAAGCATTGCCCTAAATCACAATCCTCGCGATTAACCATGATCACAGTCGGCACAAATTTTACTTTTAAGCCAATCTTGTGCAGAGCTTTGTGGACTGGTGCATCATCGCAAAGGCTTTGCATCCATATATCTAAAAGTTGGGCTTTTCGCAAGTTAGAGAGTTTCATTGCCATTGAGCCGCCCCAAGGGTATTTGTGGAGATACATAGAAACAACGGATGCCGTGTTATATACATATCGCACCAGCGAACCCCATTGTTCACTTGGCGGCACATACCAACGATTTCCTGTGCTGGCTCCAATACGCTTGTCCGCTAAGGGTACAACTAATTCACGTAACCAGTTTGGATGGGCAATAACATCAGCATCGATGAAAGCCACTACCTGATAAGAATCGTCTAATGCACAGATGGCTTGCACTAAAGCACTGCATTTGAGACCACAGGTATTGTGGCGCACAATTAAAGGACTGACTTGGAAGTGCGTTGCTCCTGTTTGCTGGATGGTTTTGTTGACCACATCCCAAGCCGGATCTTTCTGACTATCAACGACAATGTGCAAGTCGTACTGTGGATAATTTTGGTCTAGTAGGGCGCGGATACAGTCACCTAAAAATGGATCAGCACCTCGCAAAGCAAGAATAATCACCGCCTTGGGTAACAACTCATCCTCATCTTGGATAATCTGCGATTTTGGCAACCGCAGTGATGATGTAAAAGCCAGCGCACAAACAGTCTGAACAACTATAAAAACTGCCAAAACTGCAAAAACAGACATCCCTATCTGGTTCATTGATTTACCTCAAACTGATTAATTCTGCCTAAAAAAGTCTCGAATGCGAATGAATTCAAAGAACATTCACACTGCACAAAGCTGATTTTGGCTTCAGTTGTCAATTGACACCGCACTTGTATACTGTTTTTTTAGTTGGTTAGGCAGTATTTCCATACTGTTCCAAGTTTCTGCCCGAATTTGGTTCAATTTGACCACGCCAATCAGGCGATAAATTGTATCTACAATTTCTGGATAAAGTTGTCCAATGGCAAACATTAGTTTAGTCAGAGCTTCAGTGAGCGGACTTTCATTAACTATTACCTCGGCTCGATTGTATTTAATAGATTTAATGACTGCATTCGCTGCATCGCTTGGTGTGGATATACCCGCTAGCTGGGGTACTGGTACACGAGTCTTAACAGTCATCCCAACTTTACTGATATATCCTGGACAAATTGCCGAGATATTTACATCAGTCCCAGCCAATTCTTGTCGGATAGCATCACTCCACAGAATCAAACCAGCTTTACTCGCAGAATAAATGCTGTTGTAAGCAATTCCCTTTTTTCCAGCTACAGAAGCAATATTCACAATGTGTCCACTACGCCGTTCCAACATACTTGGTAGTAATAAACGAGTGATTTCCACAGCAGCAACCAGATTAGTTGTCAATATTGACTGTATTTCTGCTAGGGAATAATCTACAAAATTACGATACATTTCTACGCCAGCATTATTAATTAAAATGTCAACTGGTCCGGCAATTTCATGGATTTGCGTCGCTAGATTTGAAAGTTCTCCCACATTTGTCATGTCAAAGGGAATACTGATCCATTTACCACCAACGGCTTTGATTTGATCACTTACTTTATCTAGACTTAATTTTGAACGAGAAACGCCGACTATAGTTGCTTGCTCTTTTGCCAAATTCCGCGCAATATATACCCCTAGCCCACGTGATGCACCTGTGAGAAGAACTGTCTTACCTTTAAGAGATGTCATAATAACCCCTTAGTGTCTGAATGTTGACAAGATATACAAACCATGATCAATAGATGCAAAAATTCCCCAAATCAAATTCCTTGGGATGATCAACGTGTCATCACCACGACTCCCGCAAAAATGAAACTTATGGCAATTAACTGGTTTAATGTCAAAGTTTCATTAAATAACCAGTAGGACAAAAGAATCACCAAAATGAATCCAATTCCCTGGGAAGCGGGAATTACCATAGAAAGCGGAAGTTGATCAAGTGCTTTTGCCAATAAGAGCAACCCTGTACAGTAAGAAATGAGCGCAGCAATAAACCAGGGAGAAACTATGGTTATAAGGAAATTGGCATGATTTATCCCTAAACGTGACTGCTTGAGTAGAATATTACCAATGCAATTACAAAATGCAGATACAGCAACTAATAACCAAGGTAGTTGTGAAATATGAATCATTGGTAAACATCTATTCTTGATAAAATTCGATAGTTAGCTGTTTATTGCTTGGGCATAAATGTCTGGTTTATTGCAGTACATTCGCCAATTAAAACGTGACTATTTATTTGTGTGAATGTCATGGGATAACATCAGTGTTAAAAACCCTATTCAATCATTACATGAAATTATGATTTCTAGGCATATAACCTTAGCAAAATACTTCCAATTCATATACAATCTGAGTTTCCATAGTATATCGAAAGGTTTTGTTTGAAAAACTAATTAACACCTGAAAGAAGTGCTAAATGCACATTATTTGATGTGTGACAATTTATAATTTTGCCACGATGGACAAAGTAAGCACTGGAAACCAACATAGCCGATTGTTTTCAATACTGTCCTATGTCATCGGGGTTGCTTGTTGAAACTCATATTATGTAAATGAGATACTCAATTGCAAGCTATATGCAACACCCATTATTGAGGCGATCGCCAAATCATGATCCTGTTGTCCTCACTACCACTGACAAGGGTTTGACCATCGGGGCTGATAGCCACTGAAGTGACAGTATCGGCGTGTCCCACAAGTGTACGCATTTCCTTACCTGTGGCTAAATTCCAAAGTTTAATTGTGGGTAGCTTGCCGCCGTAGGTATCGCGACCACCACTCACAAGAGTCGTATTATCTGGACTAAAAGCAATAGATGTCACCGTTTCCCCATTTTCTGCTAATGTGCCAGTTTTCTGTTTTGTCGCTAAATTCCACAGTTTAATCGTGCGCTCGCGGCTAGCACTAGCCAGAGTTAGACCATCTGGACTAAAAGCAATAGATGTCACCGTTTCCCCATCTTCCCCCAGTGTGCCGATAAAAACAGCTTTGTTCAGATCCCAAATTTTAATAGTCTTGTCAAAACTACCACTAGCAAGACTTACACCATCCGGGCTAATAGCCAGAGAACGCACCCACGATGTATGCCCTCTGAGTGTACTTCTTAAGCTTCCCGTAGGCATATTCCACAGTTTAATCGTCTGATCATCGCTAGCACTAGCCAGAGTAGCACCATCTGGGCTGATAGCGATCGCCTGAATTGAATCGGAATGTCCCCTCAGCGTGCGAACTAACTCACCAGTTGGCAGATCCCAGATTTTGATAGTTTTATCATCACTACCACTCACCAAAGTGCGTCCATCTGGGCTGATAGCCACCACATTTACCCTTTGCCAATGGCTTTTGAGAGTCGCAATTTCCTTTCCTGTAGCCAGATTCCAAACTTTAATCAGGCGATCATCGCCACTGCTAGCCAAAATCTGGCTATCGGGACTAATAGCCACAGATAAAACCAAATGTTCATGACCTTGCAGAGTTTTAGCCAAAGAAATATTCTTTAAAGTCAAACTTGGCGACTGATTAGCAACAGAGCCACCTGGAATCTTCTGATGTTGACTCAGCTCAGACAATAAAACAGTCTGGACACGGCGATATTGCTGATACCAAGAATCGTCGATGCCAAACAAGAGAATTAAAGCACTTACCAACACTAGATTTTTCAGTAAGGTATATTTGACTGGTAAAGATGAAATCTGAGTTACTGGTAGTTTTCCAAAAGACTTACTGGCTGGCGGTAGTGCTAATGGTTGTTTTGGGGTCAAGTCTCTAATGACTTCATCTGCTGATTGGTAACGCTGCTGGATATCTTTTTTCAATAGCCTATCGAGAACATAATCCAATTCAGTACTCAATGGACTCCGCAAATATTGTCGCCAATTAGTCACCCAGCCATAGCCATATTCCATCCATAACTGAAACGGGGAAATTCCAGTTAGTAAATGAAAGCAAGTAGCCCCCAAACCAAACAAATCACTAGCTGGGTAAGCCTTACCGTCTCTAATTTGTTCCAATGGCGAATAACCATGAGAACCAATCGATGTGCCGATTGTCTTGTGTACTCTGGCCGTGAATTGCTTCGAGGAACCAAAATCTATCAGGCTTAATCGTCCATCACCATGTCGTCGGATAATATTTTCTGGTTTGATGTCGCGGTGAATCACACCACGATCATGGATAAACTTGACCACAGGCAATAAATGCAGCAAAATTGCTTGCATTTCCCCAGGGCGATAAACTTTTCGCCGTTGCAACTCGTTTAACAAATTCTGCCCATTCACAAACTGTTGTACCAAATACAGACAGTTGTCTTGCTCAAAATAAGCTAAAAGAGTTGGTATTTGTGGATGTTCTCCCAGTTCTTGTAGACGCTTTGCTTCTTCGGCAAATAACTCTACAGCTTTGTTTTGCGACCAAGTTCCTTGAAACTTCGGCGCTAATTGCTTGATTACACAACGTTCATTCAGTTTATCTGTATCTTCAGATAAATAGGTTCTGCCAAATCCCCCCTCATCGGAAAGCACCCGAATGACGCGGAAGCGATTTCGCAAAAGTGGCACCAAGGGAGTGCTACAAGTTTGGCATAACTTCTGGTTGTCAGGATTTAGGGGATTTGGGCAATCGGGATTTAAGCAGCAGATCATCATCTGACAGGCGCGACTGCACAATAAATTATCTTAAGTTAGCCCCCCGCAAATTTCCCTTAATTAAACTTGGCTCTCGTATAATGATGGTAGAAGACACTGCTCTAGGGGATGGGGGAATTACTTATATAGTAAATTTTGGTAAATGCTCACCCGTC encodes:
- a CDS encoding chloride channel protein, with protein sequence MAISSLSQRFRLWLQPRKGLAIAEACIIGIVAALSAVFLKVGSGWLGTWRVQTSQILPAWLILPAIGLSFGFIAGWLVNRFAPEASGSGIPQVKATLANVPITLSWRVAIVKLISAIITLGAGMALGRQGPTVHVGAGLAAGMSRWVPTSPDHRRQMIAAGAGAGLAAAFNAPIAGVLFIVEELLQDLSGLTLGTAIIASFIGGVVSRLLGGGSLQLNLELMQYSSKFSLPEIPFFLLLGILAGFLGALFNRGLIASIKIYQTLHLSLPLKMALAGCVSGLVVAMLPESFRDYAGLREFMIISEANVSFAAIAFLSQFILTLIAFGSGAPGGLFAPSLILGSCLGHLIGVSSSYILAVDSPTTYALAGMGGFFSAVSKVPITAIVIVFEMTTDFNLVLPLMIVSVAAYLVSDKVMPGSLYDKLLQLKGITITKAVSPEGILTKLTANDVMQHRVETLDADMTLEEAMQVFSLSHHRGFPVVENGKLIGIITQSDFVTKRDSDSYILENRQSPKDVSLREIMIHSPITVKPKHHLSNVLYLLDRYQISRLPVVEGRKLVGIITRADIIRAQAEHLNYGNVTPKSQPEPSYVVYQTRSPNIGRGRLLVPVANPETAAILLQMAAAIARDRHYEIECVQIILVSRQSSPSETAVRTAKSRRLLRQAEVLAKKWKIPLHTQIRVAHDPAEAILETINERHINLILMGWKGETSTPGRIFGNVVDTIIRQATCDVMLVKLGNTPHSPFPTPQFNRWLVTMAGGPNVRVAIKLLPALATLGNNPYIRLTQVFKPSQLKPDMTVLEQAIRILMRRRKLSSNVVAIPVQADSVAEGIINLVKTEGYDVVVLGASREGLLQQAVQGNIPEAIASGVDCTVILVRGAISS
- a CDS encoding glycosyltransferase; the encoded protein is MNQIGMSVFAVLAVFIVVQTVCALAFTSSLRLPKSQIIQDEDELLPKAVIILALRGADPFLGDCIRALLDQNYPQYDLHIVVDSQKDPAWDVVNKTIQQTGATHFQVSPLIVRHNTCGLKCSALVQAICALDDSYQVVAFIDADVIAHPNWLRELVVPLADKRIGASTGNRWYVPPSEQWGSLVRYVYNTASVVSMYLHKYPWGGSMAMKLSNLRKAQLLDIWMQSLCDDAPVHKALHKIGLKVKFVPTVIMVNREDCDLGQCLRFIQRQLFMPKLYHPKWMLFFVQVFVPSLALAIAIGLMLISLIRGDFVAASVFGGGFFGYILVMALLITLLEQGVQQLLWEYNKPMKGFSFQFLVKLLLAVPLAQLISTLATASIIVKRNIQWRGIVYQVKHPFDIRLIEYKPYQKSLQPLDSKASIG
- a CDS encoding DMT family transporter, with the protein product MIHISQLPWLLVAVSAFCNCIGNILLKQSRLGINHANFLITIVSPWFIAALISYCTGLLLLAKALDQLPLSMVIPASQGIGFILVILLSYWLFNETLTLNQLIAISFIFAGVVVMTR
- a CDS encoding SDR family NAD(P)-dependent oxidoreductase; its protein translation is MTSLKGKTVLLTGASRGLGVYIARNLAKEQATIVGVSRSKLSLDKVSDQIKAVGGKWISIPFDMTNVGELSNLATQIHEIAGPVDILINNAGVEMYRNFVDYSLAEIQSILTTNLVAAVEITRLLLPSMLERRSGHIVNIASVAGKKGIAYNSIYSASKAGLILWSDAIRQELAGTDVNISAICPGYISKVGMTVKTRVPVPQLAGISTPSDAANAVIKSIKYNRAEVIVNESPLTEALTKLMFAIGQLYPEIVDTIYRLIGVVKLNQIRAETWNSMEILPNQLKKQYTSAVSIDN
- a CDS encoding serine/threonine-protein kinase, producing the protein MICCLNPDCPNPLNPDNQKLCQTCSTPLVPLLRNRFRVIRVLSDEGGFGRTYLSEDTDKLNERCVIKQLAPKFQGTWSQNKAVELFAEEAKRLQELGEHPQIPTLLAYFEQDNCLYLVQQFVNGQNLLNELQRRKVYRPGEMQAILLHLLPVVKFIHDRGVIHRDIKPENIIRRHGDGRLSLIDFGSSKQFTARVHKTIGTSIGSHGYSPLEQIRDGKAYPASDLFGLGATCFHLLTGISPFQLWMEYGYGWVTNWRQYLRSPLSTELDYVLDRLLKKDIQQRYQSADEVIRDLTPKQPLALPPASKSFGKLPVTQISSLPVKYTLLKNLVLVSALILLFGIDDSWYQQYRRVQTVLLSELSQHQKIPGGSVANQSPSLTLKNISLAKTLQGHEHLVLSVAISPDSQILASSGDDRLIKVWNLATGKEIATLKSHWQRVNVVAISPDGRTLVSGSDDKTIKIWDLPTGELVRTLRGHSDSIQAIAISPDGATLASASDDQTIKLWNMPTGSLRSTLRGHTSWVRSLAISPDGVSLASGSFDKTIKIWDLNKAVFIGTLGEDGETVTSIAFSPDGLTLASASRERTIKLWNLATKQKTGTLAENGETVTSIAFSPDNTTLVSGGRDTYGGKLPTIKLWNLATGKEMRTLVGHADTVTSVAISPDGQTLVSGSEDNRIMIWRSPQ